The Desulfurella amilsii genome segment TTCGCAAGAAAGCAAAATTAAAAAGTTCCATTATTTGATTTTTTTTGGCATTTTCGGCATCAGACATAAATTACTCCTTTTTTTCTTTAAAAATCTCCTATAAAATTATATGTTTTAATTTTTAAAAAGTCAAGAAAATGTAAAAAAATATATAAAATAATTATTCACATATTTTGAATTTTGCTTGCCATTTTTTGTATAAGACTAGAGGATATATTTAAATCAAATTTATTGCTTTTATCTTGATTATCTGTTAAATCTATTGCATTTGCAAAATACATTATCACAATATCTCTCAATGTTTTAACAGAATTATGCATATTCAATATATCATCAATCGTAAGCTGGGCTTGCCTATGCAACCAGTTAATATTTATTTGACTATCACTTGGAAGCAGTTCTTTTAAAGTAAATAAATTTGCCTTTAAAAAAATCTTTGTTTTATTTTTTGGTAAAAGCTTATAAAGATGATTTTCGTCTAATATATTCTGTAAACTGTTTCTTATAAAATGTTTTATGGTTATTTGAGTGTAGTTTTCTTGTGAAATACGCATTGCAAAATCATTTGTATTAAAGTCTTGACAACTGATATTGATATTTGGATTTAAAAAAATTTCTAAAAAATCACTAAAATCGTTTTTTAAAATTACAAATTTATTACCTGCGCTTAAACACTCTAATTGTTTATCGGAGGCTGAAATTGTTATTTTTTGATTGTCTTTTACAGAACGGAAAAACTCATAAAGCTTTATTTTTGTCTGTTTTTTCTCTTTAAGGTGTTTTTTATTTAATATTTCTAAAAGCGTTTCGTGTATGTGCGGTATATTAATAATAAAAACATCTTTGCTGTTTATTTTTATTTTTTCTCTGGTAGATTTTATTAAAATGATTAAAATTTTGTGGTTATTTGCTTTGGCAAAATCTAAAATTAACTCACATAGTTTTGTTTTTGTTAAAATACCAAAACTTTCTCCGATAACTATTGCTTGGTAATTTAAAATTAAATTACCATCAAGCAGTTGTTTTATGCTAAAACTCTCATCAATTTCAAACTTGTTTTCAAAAATAGCTTTTAGGTATTGCTTTACAGGTGCGTCTTTAATAAAAAATAATGCTTTTTCCATAAGCAAATAATGCAATCAATCGTATTTGCAAAACCAGCAGGCTTTGCCCCCCCTGTTTCGCTTTTTCTCTCTCATTCCTTTGCCCTTATTTCATTTTATCTCTCTTGTTTTTCCTGCCCTAATTTCCTTAAATCCCTTTATCGTTTCCACGCTAATCACTTTTATCTCTCTTATTTTAACACTCTTTTCTCTCTTTTTATTCTTATCGTTTATGCCCTTATATCCTTAATCGTTCTGCTTTGTCAGCGTTGACTACTTTAATGGTTGCTTGATGGCTTCTTTAAGTTCTCTTCCTGCTTTAAAAGTAGGCATTCTACTTGGTTTTAATTTTACTTGTTTACCTGTAAGAGGATTTCTGCCTATTCTTTCTCCTTTTATTTTAAAAGCAAATTTGCCAAAGCCTATAAGGTTAATAAACTTGCCTTCTTTAAGCGTATCTTTCACTAAATCCAAGAAGTTATCAACGATTATATGCGCTTCTTTTTCGCTTATTTTTAACCTTTCGGCATAACTTTTAATAAAATCAAGCTTACTTAAAACCTCTATTTGCGTTTCATCAGCAGTTTTAGATGGTTTTGCCTTTGCCTGTTCTTTTTTAATTACCATTTCCTTTACGGTTTCTTTTATTTCTTTTGCTGTCTCTTTTGCAGGTTCTGGCTTCTTTGTCTGTTTTACTTCTGTCTTTGTTTCTGTTTTAGCAGTTTCTGCCTTTGCTTTTACAGGTGCAGGCTTTTTGCTGGTTTCTGGTTTTTTTACTTCCACTTTTTTTGTTTCTGGTTTTTGCGTTGTCTGTGTTTTAGTTGCTTGTGTTTTAGTAGTTGCAGCTGCTTTTGTTTTGGTTTCTGGTTTAGCTGTTTGTTTTATTTTTTGCTTATCTTTTTCTTTTTTTTCACTTTTTGCCATCATAACCTCCTTATTTTTTAAATCTTTAAAAGTATAAGTAATTATTTAGTAAAAATCAAGAAATTGTTTTTTAAAAATAGACAAAACTAATTTTAACAGTTTTTAAAAAAAGACCGCCATCATCGTGTCTTGTGTGATGATGGCAAATATAAAAGGGGGTAGGTAGGGCTTAGATAATGTCAAACTTAACCGTTAACAGCTTCTTTTAGTTTTGTGCCTGCTTTAAACATAGGCAATTTACTTTCAGGCAATTTTATCTTTTCTTTGGTTTGCGGATTTATGCCTTCTCTTGCCGCTCTTTTTGATACATAGAATTTTCCAAAGCCTGTAATGTTTACTTCTTTGCCTTGTTTAAGTTCTTTTTCAACCAGCTCAATAAAACCACTTAAAAATTTTTCTGCATCCGCTTTTTTAAATTGAGTTTTTTGTGCGAGTTCATCTACCACATCGCTTTTAGATAAGCTTTTTTTCTCTTCCAAAAGACACCTCCGAAATGTTATTTTACAAAATAATACTTGACTTTTTTTTAAAAGTCAAGTAAAAAAAAATAAAATTGTTTTTTTTATGTAACAGGTTCACTTGCTTTTTTAAAGCTGTCTTTATCGGTAATCTTTTTTACAGCTTCTTTAAAACTATCTTCATCAATCTCACCCAAGATAAACTTAGTGCATAGTTCTTTTAAATTTTTGCAATTATTAAGTTGCTGTTTAAGTAAAATTTCTTTCTTTCTTTTTTCCAGCTCACGCAATTTAGTTTTCATCTCTTTTTCTTTTTTTTCTAATTCGGTTAGTTCCATTCTTTCCGTCACTCTAAACCTATTAAACTCTGATATAAGCTATTACCATAACTGCTACCAGAATTCAGTTTACCGTATTTAGAGCCGTGAGCATTGCTCACCTGACGCTGCAATAGGTCAGTGCCTATTGCCTTACCCGACACGCTATTTTGCATCAGTCTGCAAAAATCGCAGTCGCTTTTTAGTTTTATTGGGTTGCATAGCTTAAAGAGTTTGCGCTTTAAGTAGCTTGTGTTAATGTCTTTGGCTATCTTGATGTGATTAACTGCGCCGTTTAAGTCTGCGTTGAATACCTTTTTTATAGTTGTGTCTATAAATAGTCCCCTTTTAGCACGCTTTCCAGAGAAAGCATTAGCTAAATCTGTTTTGGCAAGCTGTTTTATAGTATCATGCCCTAATGCTTGAGCCTGTTTTTGAATATAGACTACATTGCCCGATACTGAGCTTGTTTTAGATGAATAGGCTTCGTCTATTATATGGACATTGATGCCGTAATATTTAGCTTTGTATTCTATATCTTTAAGCAGCTTTATAAACGGTATCTGTATGAAATTCTGCTTTTGGGCTTTTCTTAAGTTGCAATCACCATTGTTTTTAAGCTGCGCAAGGTTTTTTGAGATGTAAAGGTCTGTTACATCATGCATTTGGCAATACTCTAATATGCGTTTTGATACCTTGTGAAACTTATCAAAGAAAAAGCGGTTGCGCTTAGAGTGCAAGTAAGAAATAAACTTCAGTATCTGATAGCCTTTTTTATCGTATTTTGCAGGATATTTAGTGCCTGTTTTAGAAATAGACCATTCTAATACATGGTCTTTTAAAGATTCCTGCAGTTTACCCAAAAGCCTGTTGAATTTTGTATTGTAATGCTTGTATGGTTTGCCGTCCACTATGAGAGATGGAGTGGTTTCATCGTTTACAAAAAGCGATGCAAGGTTGTTTAAGCCTATATCAAGTCCTGCTTCTTTTACAGGCTTTAAAAGCTTTAAGGGTTTGATTTTCTTGATGTAGGATACCTGCAGAGAAATCTGACTGCGGTCAAATACCAATTTAGCGCTGTTAATGTTTTTAAGATTGCCAACTATGCTTTCTATATCGCTTTTGCTGTGATGGATATAGAGCATTTTGTCGGCAAGGTTAATGCCAATTAGGTTTTGATTGAGTTTTTTAAAAGACAAAGAACAGTATTTGTCTAAATCTATTGAGTAGTTTAAAAGCTTTGAAAGCTTTTTGGCTTTTGGAGGCTTTGGCATTCCTGTATAAGCGGATGAGTTTTTATTATAAGCTTTAAGGTTTGTAAAGTAGGTTTTGTAATTTGCTTTTACTCTTTCTATGCAGTAAGTAAAATTGTGCTGTTTTATGGTTTTTACAGTCTCTTTTAAAGCTTGCCATAGTTTGTGGTCTTTATATTTTTCGTTTAAGTAATTGCTGTCTTTAGAATTTTTGGAGTTGTAATTAAGCAGAGCGTTTCTGAGTGTTATCTTGCTGGTTAGGTATTTAAAGTCGTTTTCAGTCTTGCCTTGCAAAAACAGTTCATAATTTTCTTTGATTAGTATAAGCAGTATGTTTTCAAAATGGCGGTATTTGTAGATATAGTCTGTCAGAGTCTTAACAAACTTTTTGTTTTTTATTCGTATGGTGAATATCCTTAGTTCGCTGTTAAGCGGAAGTTTATTAGCGTTCATCTAAAAGCCTCTGGGCTATTTTCTTGTTTATGTGAGAGCGTTTACCATTAAGCTTGCAGGAAAATACGTGTATGATATTTAAAATATCTTCAACAAGTTCTTCTTCGGGCGGTTTTTCTTCTTCAATATTTATTGGTTCTATTTTTGTGTCATTGAGTTTTGCAAACTCTTCTATGAGTTCAAAGCCGAATCTTGCAAGCCTGTCTTTATAGAGTATATAAACTGTATCAACCTGTTTTGCGGCAATAAGCTTTAAGAGTTCTTTTAAGCCTTTCTTCTGGTAGTTAATACCGCTACCTATATCCGATATTATTTTAAATTTTTTGCCCTGCTTTGCCAAAAACAATTCAAGCAGGTTAATCTGTCTTGTCAAATCATCTTTTTGATGTTCTGAACTTACTCTTGCATATCCTACATTGATGCGTTCAGCTTTGCCTTGTCTTTGCAAAATCTCATTGAGCTGTTCTTCGCTATACATTCTATGCTTGCCTTTTGTAAGATAAGCGGGTTTTAGCTTTCCCTGCTTATCCCATTTGCGCAATGTCTGGACTGTAACGCCTATAAGCTTTGCAAATTCAGTAATGTTATACATACAGTTATATAATAATACAAAATACTAAAAAGTCAAGAGGAAAATTAATCATTTTTGATAATTAAACAGATTTATTGTAACTGTTAAGAGCACTTTCTAATATTTCTTTATCTATTTTATCTTTATATTCTCCAAAAAAACCTATTTTTCCTAAAAATTCTATTACCTCAAACACAGGCAAACCAAATTGCATAGCAATTTCGGTAATAGTTGAACCAACTTACCATCGCATTCCTCTCCTATAACTCTGTTTAGGAGAGGTTAGATGGGTTTTTCTTGGTTTTCTATATATTGCTTTATTATGTCTATAGGAGCGCCACCCGTGCTTAAAATACAATATGATGGACTCCAAAAAAACGGTTTCCAATAAAATTGCTTTAAGTAATCTGCAAATTCTTTTCTTATTAATCTGGACGAAACAGTTTTAAAGTTATTTACAAGCTTTGATAACTGCAAGTGCGGATAGCCTTCAAAAGCAATGTGCATATGGTCTGTTTCAGTTTCTACAGCTATAAGCTTACAATGCCATTTATTTTCAAAAATGTCTTTTGTGATAGCCTTAAGTCTTTCATTGATTTCACCGTTAATTACTTTATGCCTGTATTTAGTTA includes the following:
- a CDS encoding HU family DNA-binding protein encodes the protein MAKSEKKEKDKQKIKQTAKPETKTKAAATTKTQATKTQTTQKPETKKVEVKKPETSKKPAPVKAKAETAKTETKTEVKQTKKPEPAKETAKEIKETVKEMVIKKEQAKAKPSKTADETQIEVLSKLDFIKSYAERLKISEKEAHIIVDNFLDLVKDTLKEGKFINLIGFGKFAFKIKGERIGRNPLTGKQVKLKPSRMPTFKAGRELKEAIKQPLK
- a CDS encoding HU family DNA-binding protein, whose protein sequence is MEEKKSLSKSDVVDELAQKTQFKKADAEKFLSGFIELVEKELKQGKEVNITGFGKFYVSKRAAREGINPQTKEKIKLPESKLPMFKAGTKLKEAVNG
- a CDS encoding transposase; its protein translation is MNANKLPLNSELRIFTIRIKNKKFVKTLTDYIYKYRHFENILLILIKENYELFLQGKTENDFKYLTSKITLRNALLNYNSKNSKDSNYLNEKYKDHKLWQALKETVKTIKQHNFTYCIERVKANYKTYFTNLKAYNKNSSAYTGMPKPPKAKKLSKLLNYSIDLDKYCSLSFKKLNQNLIGINLADKMLYIHHSKSDIESIVGNLKNINSAKLVFDRSQISLQVSYIKKIKPLKLLKPVKEAGLDIGLNNLASLFVNDETTPSLIVDGKPYKHYNTKFNRLLGKLQESLKDHVLEWSISKTGTKYPAKYDKKGYQILKFISYLHSKRNRFFFDKFHKVSKRILEYCQMHDVTDLYISKNLAQLKNNGDCNLRKAQKQNFIQIPFIKLLKDIEYKAKYYGINVHIIDEAYSSKTSSVSGNVVYIQKQAQALGHDTIKQLAKTDLANAFSGKRAKRGLFIDTTIKKVFNADLNGAVNHIKIAKDINTSYLKRKLFKLCNPIKLKSDCDFCRLMQNSVSGKAIGTDLLQRQVSNAHGSKYGKLNSGSSYGNSLYQSLIGLE
- a CDS encoding IS607 family transposase, which produces MYNITEFAKLIGVTVQTLRKWDKQGKLKPAYLTKGKHRMYSEEQLNEILQRQGKAERINVGYARVSSEHQKDDLTRQINLLELFLAKQGKKFKIISDIGSGINYQKKGLKELLKLIAAKQVDTVYILYKDRLARFGFELIEEFAKLNDTKIEPINIEEEKPPEEELVEDILNIIHVFSCKLNGKRSHINKKIAQRLLDER
- the tnpA gene encoding IS200/IS605 family transposase encodes the protein MDLDSNRHAVFKLTYHLVVVTKYRHKVINGEINERLKAITKDIFENKWHCKLIAVETETDHMHIAFEGYPHLQLSKLVNNFKTVSSRLIRKEFADYLKQFYWKPFFWSPSYCILSTGGAPIDIIKQYIENQEKPI